One Chitinophaga sp. H8 DNA window includes the following coding sequences:
- a CDS encoding DUF6089 family protein, with amino-acid sequence MRKIVFTAKRSVSSLLVLVVAMLSAPAVMAQNELQYVGELGFSVGGAHYFGDLNTRGALNAVKPTVGVYYRKYFNDYIGVRLHARFLQLGYSDVYNKNEFQRRRNLSFNTNVGELSLQGDFNFFRFNPGTLDHRFTPYFTGGLSIFAFDPYTYYQDKKYHLQPLRTEGQGSAMYPDRKPYGLVSYAFLMGGGFKYNISRSVNVGLEVLYRFTGTDYLDDVSTTYAGAAVFPPLPDGKASIASILQDRSNVTGDPLGVAGRQRGNSRDKDQFATVELSISFLFTSYKCKF; translated from the coding sequence ATGCGAAAAATTGTTTTTACGGCCAAACGTTCCGTATCCTCTTTATTGGTATTGGTGGTGGCCATGCTGTCTGCCCCGGCTGTGATGGCGCAAAATGAGCTGCAGTATGTAGGGGAGCTGGGCTTTTCTGTGGGAGGTGCACATTATTTTGGCGATCTCAATACCAGGGGGGCCTTGAATGCCGTGAAGCCTACGGTGGGGGTTTATTACAGGAAATATTTCAATGATTATATAGGGGTAAGGCTGCACGCCCGGTTTTTACAGCTGGGGTATTCCGATGTGTATAACAAAAACGAGTTCCAGCGCCGCAGGAACCTCAGTTTTAATACCAATGTAGGGGAGCTGTCGCTGCAGGGGGATTTTAACTTTTTCCGGTTTAACCCCGGTACGCTGGACCACCGGTTTACGCCCTATTTTACCGGGGGATTAAGCATTTTCGCTTTCGACCCCTATACCTATTATCAGGATAAAAAATACCATTTACAGCCATTGCGTACAGAAGGGCAGGGATCTGCCATGTATCCCGACCGGAAGCCTTACGGGTTGGTATCCTATGCTTTTTTGATGGGGGGTGGTTTTAAATACAATATTTCCAGGTCGGTAAATGTAGGGCTGGAAGTACTATACCGTTTTACGGGCACGGATTACCTGGATGATGTAAGCACCACCTATGCCGGTGCCGCTGTATTTCCGCCATTGCCGGATGGTAAGGCCAGTATCGCCTCTATTTTGCAGGACCGGTCCAATGTAACCGGCGATCCGCTGGGAGTAGCCGGCCGTCAGCGGGGCAATAGCCGGGATAAAGATCAGTTTGCCACCGTAGAGTTATCTATCAGCTTCCTGTTTACCTCTTACAAGTGTAAGTTTTAG
- a CDS encoding NAD kinase codes for MRVALYSRGFITEDLSNIQLLLDELQREEITAIIYEPFYRSLQPHIHFTDEPEIFTCAEDLPGKIDFLMSLGGDGTLLDTVCYVRDTNIPVCGINFGRLGFLASIGKDEIHAMVQALQHRTYIVDQRTLLHLDANVPLFGEVPYALNEFTIHKKDTSAMVKIHTYLNGEFLNTYWADGLIVSTPTGSTGYSLSCGGPIVFPEAGSFVITPVAPHNLNVRPIVVPDNNIISFEVEGRSDQFLCTMDSRMETIDNTVQLAVKKEAFTLSLLRLDDSNFLHTLRNKLLWGIDARNTIK; via the coding sequence ATGCGCGTAGCTCTCTATAGCCGGGGATTTATTACAGAAGATTTATCGAATATTCAACTATTGCTGGATGAGTTGCAGCGGGAGGAGATAACGGCCATTATCTATGAGCCTTTTTACCGCAGTTTACAGCCTCATATCCATTTTACTGATGAGCCGGAGATTTTTACCTGTGCCGAAGACTTGCCGGGCAAAATAGACTTCCTGATGAGCCTGGGCGGGGATGGTACCCTGCTGGATACGGTTTGTTATGTACGGGACACAAATATTCCGGTTTGCGGGATCAATTTTGGCCGGCTGGGATTTCTGGCCAGCATAGGTAAAGATGAGATCCATGCCATGGTACAGGCATTGCAGCACCGCACCTATATTGTAGACCAGCGTACCCTGCTGCACCTGGATGCCAATGTGCCTTTGTTTGGAGAGGTGCCCTATGCGCTCAATGAATTTACGATTCACAAGAAAGATACATCCGCCATGGTCAAGATCCATACTTACCTGAACGGAGAATTCCTGAATACCTACTGGGCAGATGGGCTGATTGTATCTACGCCCACCGGATCCACCGGTTATTCGCTGAGCTGTGGCGGCCCGATTGTGTTTCCGGAGGCGGGCAGCTTTGTGATTACGCCGGTAGCCCCTCATAACCTCAATGTAAGGCCTATTGTAGTGCCGGATAATAATATCATTTCCTTTGAAGTAGAAGGGCGTAGTGATCAGTTTCTGTGTACGATGGATTCCAGGATGGAAACCATTGATAATACCGTACAGCTGGCCGTGAAAAAAGAAGCATTTACCCTGAGTCTGTTACGGCTGGACGACAGTAATTTCCTGCATACCCTTCGTAATAAGCTGCTGTGGGGCATAGATGCGCGGAATACGATCAAGTAA
- a CDS encoding POTRA domain-containing protein — translation MGKIFYLLGIWCLLTGTPFVYGQSANIAPATSITAGAPDSSYLIVNDIIIQGNKRTRTSIILRELSLTPGDTIRLKDLAETLEERRKQLLNISLFLNVTANIKNWNGQYADVIFEVWERWYTFPIPIFKLADRNFNQWWVEQGRSLDRVNIGVRLIQENMTGRRDDLHADIQFGYTQRFALGYNVPYIDKNYRHGAGILVSYSRNREVNESTSSGNKQQFFRNVDFQRQAYSIGLNYSYRRAINTRHRVYLSYNYEKVGDSVVLLNPDYLGKGRNEVRYLELNYRMNYIKADSWIYPLKGLTIVAEAGKKGIGPLSDIDDIRLRLEAVKYWQLAPKTFGALGIRSQAKFGGDQPYVNQKAIGYSDDYLRGLEYFVVDGTSYFIFKSTLRQELLSFKVHLPIVPKKFSTVPFRILAKTYADMGYAYNKFPKGATLDNRFLYSGGVGFDIVSFYDTCLRIEYSVNQLGQKGLFLHTQLDM, via the coding sequence ATGGGTAAAATATTTTACCTGTTGGGGATATGGTGCCTGTTGACGGGAACCCCGTTTGTATACGGCCAGTCAGCTAATATTGCACCTGCCACTTCCATCACTGCGGGAGCTCCCGATTCCAGTTATCTTATTGTAAACGATATCATTATACAGGGTAATAAACGTACCCGTACCTCCATTATTTTAAGGGAATTAAGTCTTACCCCCGGCGATACCATCCGGCTGAAAGACCTGGCCGAAACGCTGGAAGAAAGACGTAAGCAGTTGCTCAATATTTCCCTTTTCCTGAATGTGACTGCCAATATAAAGAACTGGAATGGCCAGTATGCGGATGTCATATTTGAAGTATGGGAGCGCTGGTATACGTTTCCGATCCCTATTTTTAAACTGGCCGACCGCAACTTTAACCAATGGTGGGTAGAGCAGGGCCGTAGCCTGGACCGGGTAAATATCGGGGTGAGGCTGATCCAGGAGAATATGACCGGCAGAAGGGATGACCTGCATGCAGATATCCAGTTTGGGTATACGCAGCGTTTTGCCCTGGGATATAATGTGCCTTATATCGATAAAAACTACCGTCATGGCGCCGGTATCCTCGTGTCTTACAGCCGTAACCGGGAGGTGAACGAAAGCACCAGCAGCGGCAATAAACAACAGTTTTTCCGTAACGTAGACTTTCAGCGGCAGGCCTACAGCATAGGGCTTAACTATAGCTACCGGAGAGCCATTAACACCCGCCACCGGGTATACCTCAGCTACAATTATGAAAAGGTAGGCGACTCGGTGGTATTGCTCAATCCCGACTACCTGGGCAAAGGGCGCAACGAGGTCAGGTACCTGGAGCTGAACTACCGCATGAATTATATCAAGGCGGATAGCTGGATATACCCGTTAAAAGGACTGACGATTGTGGCAGAAGCCGGCAAAAAGGGGATAGGGCCGCTGAGCGATATTGATGATATCCGCCTGCGTCTGGAAGCAGTGAAGTACTGGCAGCTGGCGCCTAAAACATTTGGTGCCCTGGGCATCCGCTCCCAGGCAAAATTTGGTGGCGACCAGCCCTATGTAAACCAGAAAGCTATTGGTTACTCTGACGACTACCTCCGCGGACTGGAATATTTTGTGGTAGACGGGACCAGCTATTTTATCTTTAAATCTACCCTCCGCCAGGAATTACTGTCGTTTAAAGTACACCTGCCCATTGTACCTAAAAAATTCAGTACCGTACCCTTCCGTATTCTGGCTAAAACCTATGCCGATATGGGATATGCCTATAACAAGTTTCCCAAAGGGGCTACGCTGGATAACCGCTTTCTTTATTCCGGTGGGGTAGGATTTGACATCGTTTCATTTTATGATACCTGCCTGCGTATTGAGTACAGTGTAAACCAATTAGGGCAAAAAGGGCTATTTTTACATACTCAACTAGATATGTGA
- a CDS encoding alpha/beta fold hydrolase yields MDYEIKTQGKFKFVEEGEGEPLVLLHGLFGALSNFSGVVEYFRQYNKVVIPMLPLYDLNILDTSVGGLAKYVHKFIEARGYKNFHLLGNSLGGHVALVYLLKHPEAVIKSLILTGSSGLFENGMGETYPKRGDYEYIRKKAELTFYDPKIATKELVDEMFEIVNNRLKVIKIITLAKSAIRHNLGEELKEIKVPTLLIWGNNDTVTPPMVGEEFQKLIPNSELKFIDKCGHAPMMEVPDEFNVILHAFLEKLKNNN; encoded by the coding sequence ATGGATTACGAAATCAAAACACAGGGCAAGTTTAAGTTTGTAGAGGAAGGAGAAGGTGAACCATTAGTGTTATTACATGGACTATTCGGCGCATTGAGTAATTTCTCCGGCGTAGTAGAGTATTTCAGGCAATATAATAAGGTGGTGATCCCAATGTTACCCTTGTATGATCTGAACATTTTGGATACCTCGGTAGGTGGATTAGCCAAATATGTACATAAATTTATAGAGGCAAGAGGATATAAAAATTTTCATTTACTGGGTAATTCACTGGGAGGCCATGTAGCATTGGTATACCTGTTGAAGCACCCCGAAGCAGTTATTAAGTCGCTGATCCTTACGGGCAGTTCCGGCCTGTTTGAAAACGGGATGGGCGAAACTTACCCTAAGCGCGGCGATTATGAATATATCCGCAAAAAAGCCGAGCTTACCTTTTATGATCCTAAAATCGCTACCAAAGAGTTGGTAGATGAAATGTTTGAGATCGTAAATAACCGTCTGAAAGTAATCAAGATCATTACCCTGGCCAAATCGGCGATACGCCATAACCTGGGGGAAGAGCTGAAAGAGATAAAAGTACCTACCTTGCTCATTTGGGGTAATAATGATACCGTTACCCCGCCTATGGTAGGAGAGGAATTTCAGAAACTGATACCGAATTCCGAACTTAAATTTATTGATAAATGCGGCCACGCCCCCATGATGGAGGTGCCGGATGAGTTCAATGTAATCTTGCATGCCTTTCTTGAAAAGTTGAAGAACAATAACTGA
- a CDS encoding isoprenyl transferase — protein MSLKDKLDLQRLPRHIAIIMDGNGRWAKERGQDRLYGHHEGVESVRTIVETCAELGIGYLTLYAFSTENWDRPVYEVNGIMELLVNTIRKEVDTLCKNNIRLRVIGDMSMLPPHCQQEMEEAMAITAPNTGLNLVMALSYSARWEIVNAAKKIALDAQQGKLDPANVTPETWEKYLCTAGMPDPELMIRTSGECRISNFLLYQLAYAELYFTDTRWPDFRNEHLYEAILNYQTRERRFGKTSEQIQQNEEIIS, from the coding sequence ATGAGTTTGAAGGATAAATTGGACTTGCAACGGTTACCACGTCATATCGCCATCATCATGGATGGGAATGGCCGCTGGGCAAAAGAACGTGGGCAGGACCGGCTTTATGGCCATCACGAAGGGGTAGAGAGTGTGCGCACGATCGTGGAAACCTGTGCTGAGTTAGGTATCGGGTATCTTACATTGTATGCGTTTTCTACTGAAAACTGGGACCGTCCCGTGTATGAAGTAAATGGTATCATGGAATTACTGGTAAATACTATCCGTAAGGAGGTAGATACATTGTGTAAAAATAATATACGTTTGCGGGTAATAGGGGATATGAGTATGTTGCCGCCTCATTGCCAGCAGGAAATGGAGGAGGCAATGGCTATTACCGCTCCGAATACAGGCTTAAACCTGGTCATGGCATTGAGTTACAGTGCCCGCTGGGAAATAGTGAATGCAGCTAAGAAAATAGCGCTGGATGCGCAACAGGGAAAACTGGACCCTGCGAATGTTACCCCGGAAACCTGGGAAAAATACCTTTGTACAGCAGGTATGCCCGACCCGGAACTAATGATCAGAACCAGTGGTGAATGCAGGATCAGCAATTTCTTACTTTATCAGCTCGCCTACGCGGAACTGTATTTTACAGATACCCGCTGGCCTGATTTCCGCAATGAGCATCTTTACGAAGCTATCTTAAACTACCAAACGAGAGAAAGGCGTTTTGGAAAAACAAGCGAACAAATACAGCAGAATGAAGAAATTATTTCCTAG
- a CDS encoding CBS domain-containing protein yields MLARELISTVPILHPLDAGSKALRLMNEYHLTQLPMVVENKYLALVEEDEILDLEDPDILLESIEYNGTKPGIMENAHLFEALKLFYDFKLSALPVITRENEYLGIITKDNLLAALAQYNGVKETGGIIALDVDPRDYSLSEIARIAESNEVTILSVNTITNPVSGRLEVLLKTNRQELQSILATFERFNYVVKYTFSEEPEEELLKKNYDLLMNYINM; encoded by the coding sequence ATGCTGGCACGTGAACTCATATCAACAGTACCGATTTTGCATCCGTTGGATGCAGGTTCCAAGGCGTTGCGCCTCATGAATGAATATCATTTAACGCAACTGCCTATGGTGGTGGAAAATAAGTACCTGGCGCTGGTAGAGGAAGATGAGATCCTGGACCTGGAAGACCCGGATATTTTATTGGAATCAATAGAATATAACGGCACGAAACCCGGCATCATGGAAAATGCGCATCTTTTTGAGGCGCTGAAACTGTTCTATGACTTTAAACTCTCTGCATTGCCGGTTATTACCAGGGAAAACGAATACCTGGGCATTATTACCAAAGACAACCTGCTGGCCGCACTGGCACAATATAACGGGGTGAAAGAAACCGGTGGTATCATCGCCCTGGATGTAGATCCGCGTGATTACAGCCTGAGCGAAATAGCCCGTATTGCAGAATCCAATGAGGTAACGATCCTGAGTGTAAATACCATTACCAACCCTGTCTCGGGACGGCTGGAGGTATTGTTGAAAACCAACCGCCAGGAACTGCAATCTATATTGGCTACTTTTGAACGCTTTAATTATGTGGTGAAATATACTTTCTCTGAAGAACCGGAAGAAGAGCTGCTCAAAAAGAACTACGACCTGTTGATGAACTATATCAACATGTAA
- a CDS encoding BamA/OMP85 family outer membrane protein — protein sequence MKKLFPRSLLAIALCCSAGLRVSAQQIDTLPAPAPANPPAGLPLIPSAPQQYEIAEITVSGTQYLDKSLLLSLSGLNVGDKILYPGGDQFTKAIQSLWGQRLFADVVIYITKIEGNKIWLEIGLKEMPRMSSFVFRGVKKTDADELTTKSGLRKGSVFTQSVRQNATAVIHKYYADKGFGNASVKIEEKEATGQVNSVDVVISISKGTKVKVNQINIVGNQNIPDNKIKKKMKGTKERTRMTLYPDNEHVYVDSTAVPDDYWKTYGFLVPSRTIEALDPYFRFKLFSSAKFNESKYIEDKEKVIAFYNSKGYRDAVIVRDTTYKSKTQNLNIDMQLSEGKKYYFGDITWKGNTRYNDSLLTRMLGIKKGDTYNLELLDKRLGKQMSPEGGDISGMYMDYGYLFFRIDPVEVGIKGDTIDYEIRIQEGPQATIKEVRIAGNEKTNEHVIRRELRTIPGEKFSRADLIRSQREISNLGFFNPEKVGINPVPNVADGTVDIDYTVEEKANDQLELSAGWGGYIGLTGTLGVTFNNFSLRNIFNKETWDPLPSGDGQKLSVRVSSNGKAYRSYNFSFTEPWLGGKKRNQFSVSFYSSYQNPWAYQNYYRPQYDTSSLQDGHFKVLGASVSLGKQLKWPDDYFSLIYSLNYQQYKLKNYNYFGIPGFDNGTSNNINLKITFARSSVDQQIFPRSGSSFMLSGQFTPPYSLFNPSKDYTKDPISQQFNFIEYQKYRFNAEWFVPLSKPSGTDNKSMVLKVSAKFGYIGRYNNRTTLSPFGRFELGGDGLSNFAIYDRDIISQRGYPVYYTSNPRLNPESGQPIGYEGFTIFNKYVMELRYPFSLNPSSTIFGLAFLEAANGYRDFNDYNPFRLRRSAGLGMRFYLPMFGLLGFDYGIGFDRLRPGGGLKDAAKFTFMLGFEPE from the coding sequence ATGAAGAAATTATTTCCTAGGAGCCTACTGGCTATAGCATTATGTTGCAGTGCAGGCTTACGTGTATCCGCCCAACAAATAGATACGCTACCTGCGCCGGCACCCGCTAATCCACCAGCTGGTTTGCCACTTATTCCATCAGCGCCGCAACAGTATGAAATAGCAGAGATTACGGTAAGTGGTACACAATATCTGGATAAGTCTTTACTGCTGTCTTTATCAGGTTTGAATGTAGGGGATAAAATCCTCTATCCCGGTGGCGATCAGTTTACCAAAGCGATTCAAAGCTTATGGGGCCAACGCCTGTTCGCGGATGTAGTGATCTACATTACTAAAATAGAAGGTAACAAGATCTGGCTGGAAATAGGTTTGAAGGAAATGCCCCGTATGTCATCCTTTGTGTTCAGAGGGGTTAAAAAAACAGATGCAGACGAACTCACCACCAAATCCGGCTTACGTAAGGGTAGTGTGTTTACCCAAAGCGTCAGACAAAATGCTACTGCCGTTATTCATAAATACTATGCAGATAAAGGTTTTGGAAATGCTTCCGTAAAAATTGAAGAGAAAGAAGCCACCGGGCAGGTGAACAGCGTGGATGTGGTGATCAGCATCAGTAAAGGCACCAAAGTAAAAGTAAACCAGATCAATATCGTTGGTAATCAGAACATCCCTGATAACAAGATCAAAAAGAAAATGAAGGGTACCAAAGAACGTACCCGTATGACCTTGTACCCTGATAATGAGCATGTATATGTAGACTCTACTGCCGTGCCGGATGATTACTGGAAAACATATGGTTTCCTGGTACCTTCCAGGACGATCGAAGCGCTGGATCCTTACTTCCGCTTTAAATTATTCAGCTCTGCCAAATTCAACGAATCAAAGTATATAGAAGATAAAGAAAAAGTAATTGCTTTTTATAACTCCAAAGGTTACCGGGATGCGGTGATTGTACGGGATACCACCTACAAATCCAAAACCCAGAACCTGAATATAGACATGCAGCTGTCTGAAGGTAAAAAATACTATTTCGGGGATATTACCTGGAAAGGTAACACCCGGTATAATGATTCCCTGCTGACACGTATGTTAGGTATCAAAAAAGGAGATACCTACAACCTGGAATTGCTGGATAAGCGGCTGGGGAAGCAGATGTCGCCGGAAGGTGGTGATATCAGCGGCATGTATATGGACTATGGGTACCTGTTTTTCCGTATTGATCCGGTAGAAGTAGGGATTAAGGGAGATACGATCGATTACGAGATCAGGATCCAGGAAGGGCCGCAGGCTACGATCAAGGAAGTACGTATTGCAGGTAATGAAAAAACCAATGAGCACGTGATCCGTCGTGAGCTGCGTACAATCCCCGGAGAAAAATTCAGCCGTGCGGATCTGATCCGTTCCCAGCGTGAAATATCCAACCTCGGCTTTTTCAACCCGGAGAAAGTAGGGATCAATCCGGTGCCTAATGTGGCCGATGGTACAGTGGATATCGACTATACTGTAGAAGAGAAAGCAAACGACCAATTGGAATTGTCTGCCGGTTGGGGTGGTTATATCGGCCTTACCGGTACCCTGGGGGTAACCTTTAATAACTTCTCCCTGCGTAACATCTTTAACAAGGAAACCTGGGATCCGTTACCAAGTGGTGATGGACAGAAATTGTCTGTAAGGGTGTCTTCTAACGGTAAAGCGTATCGTTCCTACAACTTCTCTTTCACCGAGCCATGGTTAGGTGGAAAGAAACGTAACCAGTTTTCTGTGAGCTTTTACAGCAGTTATCAGAATCCATGGGCTTACCAGAACTACTACCGTCCGCAATATGACACCAGTTCTTTGCAGGATGGGCACTTTAAGGTATTGGGAGCTTCCGTATCATTGGGTAAGCAGCTGAAATGGCCGGATGACTATTTCTCCCTGATCTACTCTTTGAACTACCAGCAGTATAAGCTGAAGAACTATAACTATTTCGGGATACCAGGTTTTGACAATGGTACTTCCAACAACATTAACCTGAAGATTACTTTTGCGAGGTCTTCTGTGGATCAGCAGATTTTCCCGCGTAGTGGTTCCAGCTTTATGTTGTCTGGTCAGTTTACCCCACCTTACTCTTTATTCAATCCATCCAAGGATTACACCAAGGATCCGATATCCCAGCAGTTTAATTTCATTGAGTACCAGAAGTACCGTTTCAATGCAGAATGGTTTGTACCATTGAGCAAGCCATCCGGCACGGATAATAAGTCCATGGTACTGAAAGTATCTGCGAAGTTTGGTTACATTGGCCGGTATAATAACCGTACCACCCTGTCGCCATTTGGCCGCTTTGAGTTGGGAGGAGATGGTTTGAGCAACTTTGCGATCTATGACCGTGATATCATTTCCCAGAGAGGTTATCCGGTGTATTATACTTCCAATCCACGGTTGAATCCGGAAAGTGGTCAGCCTATTGGTTATGAAGGGTTTACGATCTTCAACAAGTATGTGATGGAATTGCGTTATCCATTCAGTCTGAATCCAAGTTCTACGATCTTCGGGTTGGCGTTCCTGGAAGCCGCGAACGGTTACCGTGACTTTAACGATTACAATCCTTTCAGGCTGCGTCGCTCTGCTGGTTTGGGTATGCGCTTTTACCTGCCGATGTTTGGATTGTTAGGGTTTGACTATGGCATAGGATTTGACCGTCTGAGGCCGGGTGGCGGATTAAAGGACGCTGCTAAGTTTACCTTTATGCTCGGCTTTGAACCAGAATAA